The following proteins are encoded in a genomic region of Lachnospiraceae bacterium KM106-2:
- a CDS encoding ABC transporter, ATP-binding protein has translation MILACNNISKSFGTNEILKNVSFHINEREKAAIVGINGAGKSTLLKIIMGENSTDHGEVILSKGASMGYLAQHQELDTDRTIYEEMLEVKKDIIELDQRIHQLEDDMKLVEGKELEQMLSTYTRLSHEFELKNGYAYKSEIVGVLKGLGFSENDFTKQTKTLSGGQKTRVSLGKLLLSTPDIILLDEPTNHLDMDSIAWLETYLLNYKGAVVIVAHDRYFLDRVVTKVVELDNGKATTFQGNYSDYASKKTMLREAELKQYMNQQREIKHQEEVITKLRSFNREKSIKRAESREKMLDKIDRIDKPITTEATMNIRLEPHIVSGNDVLKVEDLSKSFGEKHLFSNINFDISREERVAIIGKNGTGKTTILKIINQIIEPDTGTITLGSKVKIGYYDQEHHVLNMEKTLFDELQDAYPNLDNTRIRNVLAAFLFTGDDVFKRIKDLSGGERGRVSLAKLMLSEANFIILDEPTNHLDITSKEILENALNNYTGTVLYVSHDRYFINKTATRILDLTHHQVLNYIGNYDYYVEKKDDVERANLANDSIPVAATVSDTGKAADGAMDWKQQKEEQARLRKRQNQLKKCEEEIASLETRNEEIDELLAKEEIYTNVAELVKLNDEKKKIEDRLEELMVLWEDLAD, from the coding sequence ATGATATTAGCTTGTAATAACATTTCAAAAAGCTTTGGAACTAATGAAATTTTAAAAAATGTTTCATTTCATATTAATGAGCGAGAAAAAGCAGCTATCGTAGGAATCAATGGTGCCGGTAAATCCACCTTGCTGAAGATCATCATGGGAGAAAACTCCACCGATCATGGCGAAGTCATTCTATCAAAAGGTGCCTCCATGGGTTATCTGGCACAGCATCAGGAATTAGATACAGACCGTACGATTTATGAAGAAATGCTGGAAGTCAAAAAAGATATCATTGAACTCGATCAACGTATCCACCAATTAGAAGATGATATGAAACTTGTAGAAGGTAAAGAATTAGAGCAGATGCTCTCTACTTATACAAGACTCTCTCATGAGTTTGAACTTAAAAATGGCTATGCCTATAAAAGCGAAATAGTCGGTGTCTTAAAAGGACTTGGTTTTTCAGAAAACGATTTCACCAAACAGACCAAGACATTATCTGGAGGTCAAAAGACTCGAGTATCTCTTGGTAAACTTCTCTTATCCACACCTGATATTATTTTACTTGATGAACCGACAAACCATCTTGATATGGATTCCATCGCTTGGTTGGAAACCTATTTATTAAATTATAAAGGTGCTGTTGTAATCGTTGCCCATGATCGCTACTTTTTAGATCGAGTGGTAACCAAAGTGGTTGAATTAGATAATGGAAAAGCAACTACCTTCCAAGGAAACTACAGCGACTATGCTTCTAAGAAAACAATGTTACGAGAAGCAGAATTAAAACAATACATGAATCAACAACGCGAGATCAAACACCAGGAAGAAGTCATTACAAAACTCAGAAGCTTTAACCGCGAGAAATCTATTAAACGTGCGGAAAGCCGTGAGAAGATGCTTGATAAGATCGATCGTATCGATAAACCGATCACAACAGAAGCTACTATGAACATTCGTTTAGAACCACATATCGTAAGTGGTAATGATGTTCTAAAAGTTGAGGATTTGAGTAAGAGTTTCGGCGAAAAACATCTCTTTTCTAATATCAACTTTGATATCTCCCGCGAAGAACGTGTAGCCATTATTGGAAAAAACGGTACTGGTAAAACAACTATTTTAAAAATTATCAATCAGATCATCGAACCGGATACCGGTACGATCACACTGGGATCTAAAGTTAAGATCGGTTACTATGATCAGGAACATCATGTATTGAATATGGAGAAAACGCTATTCGATGAACTTCAGGATGCTTATCCTAATTTAGATAATACAAGAATCCGTAATGTATTAGCCGCATTTTTATTTACCGGCGATGACGTATTCAAACGGATCAAAGACTTAAGTGGTGGGGAACGTGGTCGTGTATCTCTTGCAAAATTAATGCTTTCCGAAGCAAACTTCATTATTCTCGATGAGCCTACCAACCATCTTGATATCACGAGTAAAGAAATCTTAGAAAATGCATTAAATAACTATACGGGAACTGTTCTTTATGTTTCCCATGATCGTTATTTTATCAATAAGACAGCAACTCGAATTTTAGATCTAACTCATCATCAAGTTCTAAACTATATAGGAAACTACGATTATTATGTAGAGAAAAAAGATGATGTTGAGAGAGCAAACCTAGCAAATGATTCCATTCCGGTTGCAGCTACTGTTTCTGATACTGGAAAAGCTGCCGACGGAGCAATGGACTGGAAACAGCAAAAAGAAGAACAAGCTCGTCTTCGTAAGAGACAAAATCAGCTAAAGAAATGTGAAGAAGAGATTGCTTCTCTTGAAACAAGAAATGAAGAAATTGATGAACTTCTTGCCAAAGAAGAAATCTACACAAATGTAGCGGAATTAGTTAAATTAAATGATGAAAAGAAAAAGATTGAAGATCGATTAGAAGAACTCATGGTTCTCTGGGAAGATCTTGCAGACTAA
- a CDS encoding mobile element protein, with product MIKINYISTLFVGIDVSSKSNVVYAMDFDENKYIASSFSNNQPGADMLAELISECMRKHPDLNTIIVALESTSVYSIHIANFLSSCELLMPYKPYVYCLNPKMTANYRKTFVGMDKTDAKDAYLIADFARVGRTKKCEPWHGSQYLALKRLTRHRLHLAECITREKTYMVSNLYLKFSELQLLDGDEQPFSNLYGSTSSAVLTEFLSLQEIIDTPEEELLEFLAKKSRNRIADISKTSDLLKKAARDSYRLDKCMYEPLNVSLASSFNCIQTYQNEMKLIDQAIEKCIKGMNPNAFTILKSIPGIGPVWAAGILSEIGDITAFHSSDALAKYAGLTWLKNDSGDFISEDNHISKAGNTYLRYYLGEASNSVRRHMPEYAAFYAKKYAEVTKHQHKRALALTSRKFVRLVFGLLVKNQLYTGEKLDAELNKESE from the coding sequence ATGATTAAGATCAATTACATATCCACTTTATTTGTCGGTATTGATGTAAGTTCCAAATCCAATGTTGTTTATGCAATGGATTTTGACGAAAATAAATATATTGCTTCTTCCTTCAGCAATAATCAGCCGGGAGCTGACATGCTTGCTGAATTAATCTCAGAATGTATGCGAAAACATCCTGACCTCAATACCATTATTGTTGCATTAGAGTCCACATCTGTTTATAGCATTCATATAGCTAACTTTTTATCTTCCTGTGAACTTCTGATGCCTTACAAACCTTATGTGTACTGCCTCAATCCAAAGATGACTGCCAACTACAGAAAAACCTTTGTTGGCATGGACAAAACTGATGCAAAGGATGCTTATCTCATTGCTGATTTTGCCAGAGTTGGACGTACAAAGAAATGTGAACCATGGCATGGCAGCCAGTATCTCGCATTAAAGCGTTTAACAAGGCACCGGCTCCATCTTGCAGAATGCATCACCCGTGAAAAGACATATATGGTGTCTAACCTTTACCTGAAATTTAGTGAACTTCAGCTTTTAGATGGTGACGAACAACCATTCAGCAATCTATATGGTTCCACTTCGTCCGCAGTACTTACTGAGTTTCTGTCTCTTCAGGAAATCATTGACACACCAGAAGAGGAGCTGCTTGAATTTCTAGCTAAAAAAAGTAGAAATCGTATCGCAGATATATCTAAGACCTCTGATTTGCTTAAAAAGGCTGCCAGAGATTCTTATCGATTAGATAAATGCATGTATGAGCCATTAAATGTTTCTTTAGCAAGCTCATTCAACTGTATCCAGACCTACCAGAATGAAATGAAGCTGATTGATCAGGCAATTGAGAAATGTATTAAAGGAATGAATCCAAATGCCTTTACCATTCTCAAGTCCATTCCAGGTATTGGCCCTGTGTGGGCTGCTGGTATACTGTCCGAAATTGGCGATATAACAGCTTTTCATTCTTCTGATGCATTAGCTAAATATGCTGGATTGACCTGGCTAAAAAACGATTCTGGTGACTTCATTTCAGAAGATAACCATATATCAAAAGCAGGTAATACATATCTCCGTTATTATCTCGGAGAAGCTTCAAACAGCGTCAGAAGGCACATGCCTGAATATGCTGCATTCTATGCAAAGAAATATGCTGAGGTAACAAAGCATCAGCACAAAAGAGCACTCGCGCTTACATCTCGTAAATTCGTACGACTCGTTTTTGGTTTGCTGGTCAAAAACCAACTGTACACCGGCGAAAAATTGGATGCCGAACTCAATAAAGAATCTGAATAA